The Miscanthus floridulus cultivar M001 chromosome 7, ASM1932011v1, whole genome shotgun sequence genome includes a region encoding these proteins:
- the LOC136466976 gene encoding vacuolar protein sorting-associated protein 29-like gives MVLVLALGDLHIPHRAPDLPAKFKSMLVPGKIQHIICTGNLCIKEVHDYLKSLCPDLHITRGEYDEDARYPETKTLTIGQFKLGLCHGHQVVPWGDLDSLAMLQRQLDVDILVTGHTHQFKAYKHEGGVVINPGSATGAYSSITYDVNPSFVLMDIDGLRVVVYVYELIDGEVKVDKIDFKKTATMHA, from the exons ATGGTGCTCGTGCTTGCGCTGGGGGATCTGCACATCCCGCACCGGGCACCCGACCTGCCCGCCAAATTCAAGTCCATGCTCGTGCCCGGCAAGATCCAACACATCATCTGCACGGGCAACCTCTGCATCAAG GAAGTCCATGACTACCTGAAAAGCCTTTGCCCTGATCTCCACATTACCAGAGGTGAATATGATGAGGATGCTCGATACCCAGAGACTAAGACACTTACAATTGGTCAGTTTAAGCTTGGGCTGTGCCATGGTCATCAG GTTGTACCATGGGGCGACCTGGACTCCCTGGCGATGCTCCAGCGGCAGCTGGACGTGGACATCCTGGTGACCGGGCACACCCACCAGTTCAAGGCATATAAGCACGAGGGAGGCGTGGTGATCAACCCTGGCTCAGCCACGGGCGCCTACAGCAGCATCACATACGACGTGAACCCAAGCTTTGTGCTGATGGACATTGACGGGCTCCGCGTGGTGGTGTACGTCTACGAGCTGattgacggcgaggtgaaggtggACAAGATCGACTTCAAGAAGACAGCGACGATGCACGCCTAG
- the LOC136463211 gene encoding probable WRKY transcription factor 27, translated as MEEERCFNNWDLDAVVRLGCRRRLSPPRQPDPFASFLPPPPQKEKPVVPPPAKEPEPEPYAGWPFPDLGAGGGQDGDELLRALLAAQPPPPQPLPTPTPTPTLPPPPPPQQHRQPAVTAVDVPLPQARPAPARAKPSGRQVAGGVPRSKRRKNQVKKVVCHVPADGSSSDVWAWRKYGQKPIKGSPYPRGYYRCSSSKGCAARKQVERSSADPNTFILTYTGEHNHAAPTHRNSLAGTTRLKFPSSAAPQPPPPSVVVGGAGAGDAQHQHQQPSPSPTFTSTAGLSPTTPLRTPSMEEDDDEEEDELLVEDMEMAGEDELLFLNTDADAGAPLSSLFDVVDEPFLSSPWVTATSSAGEPATGATGAGS; from the exons ATGGAGGAAGAGCGCTGCTTCAACAACTGGGATCTGGACGCCGTCGTGCGCctgggctgccgccgccgcctctccccGCCGCGCCAGCCCGACCCGTTCGCGTCGTTTCTGCCTCCGCCGCCGCAGAAGGAGAAGCCCGTGGTGCCACCGCCGGCTaaggagccagagccagagccatatgccGGGTGGCCCTTCCCTGACCTCGGTGCTGGCGGCGGGCAAGACGGCGACGAGCTCCTCAGGGCCCTGCTAGCCGCCCAGCCTCCCCCGCCTCAGCCTCTGCCAACGCCAACGCCAACGCCAACGCTGCCGCCTCCCCCGCCACCACAGCAGCATCGACAGCCGGCGGTGACAGCGGTGGACGTGCCGCTACCCCAAGCGCGCCCCGCTCCGGCGAGGGCGAAGCCGAGCGGGCGGCAGGTGGCCGGTGGCGTGCCAAGATCCAAGAGAAG GAAGAACCAGGTGAAGAAGGTGGTCTGCCACGTTCCGGCGGACGGCTCGTCGTCAGACGTGTGGGCGTGGCGCAAGTACGGCCAGAAGCCCATCAAGGGCTCTCCCTACCCAAG GGGATACTACCGGTGCAGCAGCTCCAAGGGGTGTGCGGCGCGGAAGCAGGTGGAGCGCAGCAGCGCGGACCCCAACACCTTCATCCTCACCTACACCGGCGAGCACAACCACGCGGCGCCGACCCACCGCAACTCGCTCGCCGGCACCACCCGCCTCAAGTTCCCTTCCTCGGCGGCgcctcagccgccgccgccgtccgtggtggtgggcggcgccggcgccggtgacgcgcagcaccagcaccagcagccgAGCCCGAGCCCAACGTTCACGTCGACCGCGGGGCTCTCACCTACGACGCCGCTGCGCACGCCGTCcatggaggaggacgacgacgaggaggaggacgagctgCTGGTGGAGGACATGGAGATGGCCGGCGAGGACGAGCTCCTGTTCCTCAACACCGACGCCGACGCCGGGGCACCCTTGTCCTCGCTCTTCGACGTCGTCGACGAGCCCTTCCTAAGCTCCCCCTGGGTGACAGCCACCAGCAGCGCCGGCGAGCCAGCCACAGGGGCAACCGGCGCCGGGAGCTGA